A region from the Symphalangus syndactylus isolate Jambi chromosome 2, NHGRI_mSymSyn1-v2.1_pri, whole genome shotgun sequence genome encodes:
- the TUBE1 gene encoding tubulin epsilon chain isoform X1 → MTQSVVVQVGQCGNQIGCCFWDLALREHAAVNQKGIYDEAISSFFRNVDTRVVGDGGSISKGKICSLKARAVLIDMEEGVVNEILQGPLRDVFDTKQLITDISGSGNNWAVGHKVFGSLYQDQILEKLRKSAEHCDCLQCFFIIHSMGGGTGSGLGTFLLKVLEDEFPEVYRFVTSIYPSGEDDVITSPYNSILAMKELNEHADCVLPIDNQSLFDIISKVDLMVNSGKLGTTVKPKSLVTSSSGALKKQHKKPFDAMNNIVANLLLNLTSSARFEGSLNMDLNEISMNLVPFPQLHYLMSSLTPLYTLTDVNIPPRRLDQMFSDAFSKDHQLLRADPKHSLYLACALMVRGNVPISDLRRNIERLKPSLQFVSWNQEGWKTSLCSIPPVGHSHSLLALANNTCVKPTFMELKERFMRLYKKKAHLHHYLQVEGMEESCFTEAVSSLSALIQEYDQLDATKNMPVQDLPRLSIAM, encoded by the exons ATGACCCAGTCGGTGGTCGTACAGG TCGGCCAGTGCGGAAACCAGATCGGCTGCTGCTTCTGGGACCTGGCACTAAGGGAGCACGCCGCGGTCAACCAG aaaggaATTTATGATGAGGCAATAAGCAGCTTCTTTAGAAATGTGGACACCAG AGTGGTTGGTGATGGTGGAAGTATTTCCAAGGGaaaaatatgttctttaaaaGCACGA gctGTCTTGATTGATATGGAAGAAGGGGTAGTGAATGAAATTCTACAGGGACCACTGAGAGATGTATTTGATACGAAACAGCTCATCACTGATATTTCTGGCTCAGGAAATAATTG GGCTGTGGGTCACAAAGTTTTCGGCAGTCTTTACCAAGACCAGATTTTAGAGAAACTCAGAAAGTCGGCAGAGCACTGTGATTGCTTGCAGTGTTTCTTTATAATACATTCCATGGGAGGAG GAACAGGATCTGGACTTGGCACATTTCTTTTAAAGGTGCTTGAAGATGAATTCCCAGAAGTATACAGATTTGTGACTTCCATTTATCCTTCTGGTGAGGATGATGTCATAACCTCACCTTATAATAGCATCTTGGCAATGAAGGAACTTAATGAGCATGCAGACTGTGTGTTGCCCATTGACAATCAA TCTTTATTTGACATCATTAGCAAAGTCGACCTCATGGTGAATTCTGGAAAGTTGGGTACAACTGTGAAGCCAAAGAGTCTGGTTACTTCAAGTTCTGGGGCTTTAAAAAAGCAGCATAAGAAGCCATTTGATGCAATGAATAACATTGTGGCAAATTTGCTGCTCAACCTAACGAG CTCTGCAAGATTTGAAGGGTCCCTTAATATGGACCTTAATGAAATCAGCATGAATTTAGTTCCTTTTCCTCAACTTCATTATCTCATGTCAAGCCTAACACCTCTGTATACACTGACAGATGTTAACATTCCTCCTAGAAG ATTGGATCAGATGTTTTCAGATGCCTTTAGTAAAGATCACCAGCTGCTTCGAGCAGATCCCAAACACAGTCTCTACCTCGCCTGTGCGCTCATGGTTAGAGGAAATGTACCAATTTCAGATCTTCGTAGAAATATTGAAAG attAAAACCATCTCTACAATTTGTCTCCTGGAATCAAGAAGGCTGGAAGACCAGCCTGTGTTCCATACCTCCTGTGGGCCATTCTCATTCGTTATTAGCTTTAGCAAATAACACATGTGTGAAGCCCACCTTCATGGAACTGAAAGAGAGATTCATGAGGCTCTACAAGAAAAAG gcTCACCTTCATCACTATCTACAAGTTGAAGGGATGgaagaaagctgtttcacagaagcTGTGTCATCTTTATCAGCACTCATACAGGAATATGACCAACTGGATGCCACAAAAAACATGCCTGTGCAAGATTTACCCAGACTAAGCATAGCTATGTGA
- the TUBE1 gene encoding tubulin epsilon chain isoform X2, which translates to MEEGVVNEILQGPLRDVFDTKQLITDISGSGNNWAVGHKVFGSLYQDQILEKLRKSAEHCDCLQCFFIIHSMGGGTGSGLGTFLLKVLEDEFPEVYRFVTSIYPSGEDDVITSPYNSILAMKELNEHADCVLPIDNQSLFDIISKVDLMVNSGKLGTTVKPKSLVTSSSGALKKQHKKPFDAMNNIVANLLLNLTSSARFEGSLNMDLNEISMNLVPFPQLHYLMSSLTPLYTLTDVNIPPRRLDQMFSDAFSKDHQLLRADPKHSLYLACALMVRGNVPISDLRRNIERLKPSLQFVSWNQEGWKTSLCSIPPVGHSHSLLALANNTCVKPTFMELKERFMRLYKKKAHLHHYLQVEGMEESCFTEAVSSLSALIQEYDQLDATKNMPVQDLPRLSIAM; encoded by the exons ATGGAAGAAGGGGTAGTGAATGAAATTCTACAGGGACCACTGAGAGATGTATTTGATACGAAACAGCTCATCACTGATATTTCTGGCTCAGGAAATAATTG GGCTGTGGGTCACAAAGTTTTCGGCAGTCTTTACCAAGACCAGATTTTAGAGAAACTCAGAAAGTCGGCAGAGCACTGTGATTGCTTGCAGTGTTTCTTTATAATACATTCCATGGGAGGAG GAACAGGATCTGGACTTGGCACATTTCTTTTAAAGGTGCTTGAAGATGAATTCCCAGAAGTATACAGATTTGTGACTTCCATTTATCCTTCTGGTGAGGATGATGTCATAACCTCACCTTATAATAGCATCTTGGCAATGAAGGAACTTAATGAGCATGCAGACTGTGTGTTGCCCATTGACAATCAA TCTTTATTTGACATCATTAGCAAAGTCGACCTCATGGTGAATTCTGGAAAGTTGGGTACAACTGTGAAGCCAAAGAGTCTGGTTACTTCAAGTTCTGGGGCTTTAAAAAAGCAGCATAAGAAGCCATTTGATGCAATGAATAACATTGTGGCAAATTTGCTGCTCAACCTAACGAG CTCTGCAAGATTTGAAGGGTCCCTTAATATGGACCTTAATGAAATCAGCATGAATTTAGTTCCTTTTCCTCAACTTCATTATCTCATGTCAAGCCTAACACCTCTGTATACACTGACAGATGTTAACATTCCTCCTAGAAG ATTGGATCAGATGTTTTCAGATGCCTTTAGTAAAGATCACCAGCTGCTTCGAGCAGATCCCAAACACAGTCTCTACCTCGCCTGTGCGCTCATGGTTAGAGGAAATGTACCAATTTCAGATCTTCGTAGAAATATTGAAAG attAAAACCATCTCTACAATTTGTCTCCTGGAATCAAGAAGGCTGGAAGACCAGCCTGTGTTCCATACCTCCTGTGGGCCATTCTCATTCGTTATTAGCTTTAGCAAATAACACATGTGTGAAGCCCACCTTCATGGAACTGAAAGAGAGATTCATGAGGCTCTACAAGAAAAAG gcTCACCTTCATCACTATCTACAAGTTGAAGGGATGgaagaaagctgtttcacagaagcTGTGTCATCTTTATCAGCACTCATACAGGAATATGACCAACTGGATGCCACAAAAAACATGCCTGTGCAAGATTTACCCAGACTAAGCATAGCTATGTGA